The region GTAAGACAGAACCTTGTTTAACATAAGGTACTTTGTACTTGCCTGCCCCTTCATAGGTAACTGTCCATGGATATACCCCCTGCTCCATTATTTTATCCAGATAGAAGCCATCCCATGACTTTTCTAAATCATTGCTTTGGAAGATGATCTCACCCCATCTGTTAAAGATTGTGATGTTGAAATTTTCAACGTGGTGACCAAATATCTGATATACATCATCCTTACCATCACCATCTGGAGTAAAGACGTTAGGGAAGAAAACTTCAGGAGCACATTCTTCAATAACTTTTACATCTTTTTGAACACTACAGGTAGTAAATGAATTTGTTAAAGTTAACTGATAAATGCCTGGTGCTGTAATAGTCAAAATCTTTGAAGCTATATTACCCGGTGTCCACAGATAAGTGTCGCCACCAGTGCCTTTTCCTTCAATGGCAAAGGAAGGATCTGTTAAAGGACAGAAGGTAAATTCTGAAGGCATATTGATTACCGGAAGTTTATTTATACTAACCTTTACAGTATAAACTGGAGAGAAGCAACCATTCTCATTACCCTGCAAATAATAAGTTCCTGCAGATACTGATTTAGGATCAGAAACAACACTAGTCCCTAATTGATCGCTCCAATAAGTAATAATTAAATTTGGAGATGCCCCACTTATAACTCCAGGAGCAGTTAAATCGACTAACTCGGGCTCACAT is a window of Sporocytophaga myxococcoides DSM 11118 DNA encoding:
- a CDS encoding gliding motility-associated C-terminal domain-containing protein produces the protein GTCSDIQPVTVTVNPSATVVTNPIAVCAPANGNLTLASVTTGSTAGLTFSYFSDAAATTVVATPASVGAGTYYIKGDLGTCSDVQPVTVTVNPAPVFTVNGNLMACEPELVDLTAPGVISGASPNLIITYWSDQLGTSVVSDPKSVSAGTYYLQGNENGCFSPVYTVKVSINKLPVINMPSEFTFCPLTDPSFAIEGKGTGGDTYLWTPGNIASKILTITAPGIYQLTLTNSFTTCSVQKDVKVIEECAPEVFFPNVFTPDGDGKDDVYQIFGHHVENFNITIFNRWGEIIFQSNDLEKSWDGFYLDKIMEQGVYPWTVTYEGAGKYKVPYVKQGSVLLKR